A single Neospora caninum Liverpool complete genome, chromosome VIIb DNA region contains:
- a CDS encoding putative orotidine-monophosphate-decarboxylase, producing the protein MPAVGLQEKSFLHASSVASEGGKNFFKTLDARIEAVDSLLTVGLDPHIADLPSPASAESAFAFCERIIKETLPFTCCYKPNSAFFEAFGSKGLQALERVCALIPRDVPILLDAKRGDIGSTAQAYASAAFDAFKADAVTVNAYMGRDAVRPFLSFRNKGVFVLVKTSNQSSNEFQTLPVGVEPSSGAQVPLYVQMARLCNDLAQECVSDEGSPPLAGKSPRQNASGGGVGLVVGATDVEALREVRKACPHLYILAPGVGAQGADLEEALSAGLCKDGKGMLIPVSRGISRAENLSAQANAYREQINEVRRRIVQQYQES; encoded by the exons ATGCCGGCAGTCGGGCTGCAAGAGAAGTCGTTTCTTCATGCTTCTTCGGTTGCGTCTGAAGGGGGTAAGAATTTTTTTAAGACGTTGGACGCAAGGATCGAAGCAGTAGACTCCTTGCTCACTGTCGGCCTCGATCCACACATCGCGGatctcccgtctcctgcctcagCTGAGAGCGCCTTCGCATTTTGTGAACGCATCATCAAGGAAACCCTTCCCTTCACCTGTTGCTACAAGCCAAACAGTGCCTTCTTTGAGGCATTTGGGTCCAAGGGGTTGCAG GCACTGGAGAGAGTCTGCGCACTGATTCCCCGGGATGTTCCCATTCTGCTAGATGCCAAGCGAGGGGACATAGGCTCGACGGCGCAAGCGTACGCGTCTGCGGCGTTTGATGCTTTCAAG GCGGACGCTGTCACCGTCAACGCCTACATGGGCAGAGATGCAGTTCGGCCGTTTCTGTCATTCCGGAACAAAGGCGTGTTTGTACTGGTGAAAACATCGAACCAATCGTCCAATGAGTTTCAGACGCTTCCCGTCGGGGTGGAACCAAGCTCCGGTGCTCAGGTCCCTCTGTATGTGCAGATGGCCAGACTGTGCAACGACCTCGCCCAAG AGTGCGTCTCCGACGAAGGCTCGCCACCGCTTGCCGGGAAGAGCCCTCGCCAGAATGCGTCGGGCGGCGGTGTTGGTCTCGTAGTTGGGGCAACAGATGTTGAAGCTCTCCGCGAGGTGCGGAAGGCATGCCCTCATCTTTACATTCTCGCTCCAGGAGTCGGGGCCCAGGGAGCGGACCTTGAGGAGGCCTTGAGTGCGG GCCTCTGCAAAGATGGCAAAGGGATGCTcattcctgtctctcgcggcaTTTCACGAGCGGAG AATTTATCTGCCCAAGCAAATGCGTACAGAGAGCAGATCAATGAAGTCAGAAGACGCATTGTTCAGCAATACCAAGAGAGCTGA